A segment of the Chloroflexota bacterium genome:
CAACCGCGCGCGTCCGCGCGATTGCCGCCGCGCTTGCCGGCGATCCGCTCGCCGCGACGCGCGCCGAACGCGACGCCACCCACAAAAAACTGGGGGAACTCGCCGCCGCGTTGCGCGATCGCGACCTGGAAGCGCAAACGCTCGACGCGAAAATCCGCGAGGTGGAGCAACGGCTCTACAGCGGACGCGTGACAATTCCCAAGGAACTCGACAGCATCGAAAAGGATTTGCAAATGCACCGGCGGCAACGTGGTGCGCTCGACGAAACGCGCTTGGAGTTGATGGACGCGGTCGAGCAAGCGCAAACGCGCGCAGACGAAACCGCGCGCGCGTTCGCACAAGCCGAGCAAACGCGCGCGAACGAAGTTGAGCGGCTCACGCGCGAACGCGATACGCTGAATGCGCGCATCATCGTCGTGAGCACCTCGCGCGAACACACGCGCGCGTCGCTCGATGCGGACGCGTTGCGGCAGTACGATCAACTGCGGCGCGCCAAAGCCGGGCGCGCGGTCGCGCAACTTGTCCGCGATGCGTGCGGAATGTGCGGTGTCACCGTGCCGACTGGCTTGGCTTCGCGCGTGCGGTCGGGGAGCGAACTTGTTTTGTGTCCCAGTTGCGGGCGAATTTTGGCGATGTGATGAAGACGACGGAGGACGGAGGACAAACGACGAGGAACCGGAGTCCAAGCACGTGGAAACGAAATTGCCGCGATTGGTTTCCCGCACCAAGGAGTGCGGGAAGCAAGGCAACGTGAGCATAAACACCCGTGATTCCCGCACTCGTGAGTTCGTGAAAGATAAGTTTGGCGACATTCCATTCCCATTCGAGTTACATCACAGACAGCAGCTGCCAAAGATATAGAGTTGATTGAATATGCCAAGATTCTTTAGTGTACGTCATAATTTCTTTCACACAAGGGGATTCCCCTGGATACGAAGTCTGATAGAAGGTTTTGGTCAAACTTCTTACTGCAAGATCGAAGGACGAACACTTCATTACGCGAGTGGCGACATAGTAGCCTTACTTGAGCGCGACAAAGGTTCAAGGTGGTCAGACGTGTTAGGATGTGGTGCATTCCCGTTTCTCATTGTTTCAGAAAAAACAATCGAGTGCTGGGAGAAAGATGGCGTTGGCACTTTTCCAATTCACAAAGTAAAAATTGCTAACCCATTGCCCAAGAAACTAATGGAAACAACTGCACCAAATTATTTTTGGATTGATGGGATGGAACTCAGGGGAGCATTGATTGAGTTTGAAGCAAGTGGCTTTATGGGAGTGAAGTTTTGCCCAGAATGCGGCACGCGTACCGACAATATATCAGAAACGTTCAACCATCAGTATGCCCGAGGAGTAACATTCTCTTATGTGTTTCGAGAGAATACCTGGAACGGCTTAAATCTCTTCACCACCGATATTTCTCCCACAGCTTTTTTCTGCACGGATTTAGTTGTCGAGTGTGCACGAAAATATAAACTCACAAATTTTCGATTCATCCCAGTCGAAGAAGCAATACCTTCGCCAATCAAAAACTGAATGCAAAATCGTGGGGCAATTTTCCAAAATTGCCAAACAGAATCCGCGTTTGGCGAAGGTGTTGAGAAGGACACGGAATTGGTAAAGGTCTAAAATATTTGTGACGTTGGGGGACGAAACGAGAACTTGCTGAACGCCGCCAAACACACGCTTGCTGATTCCGCCCGGGCGCGCAATTTTTGGCGTCGTAGTTTTTCATCCGCAATGTACGTTCGGCGGAATCAGCAAGCGTTAGCGTTCTACCAACATCTCATTCTGAATACTGACTTCTGGCTTCTGGCTTCTGAATTCTGACTACCGATTCCAACCATGTCCCGTCCTCTCCTCCTCATCGTCACCGGTCCACCGGGCGCGGGCAAGACAACGCTCGCGCGGAAAATCGCACGCGAGTTTCGCTTGCCACTCATCGCCAAAGACGACATCAAAGAAACGTTGTTCGACACACTCGGCTGGAAGGATCGCGAATGGTCGAAGCAGTTGGGCGGCGCAACGTACGAACTGATCTACTATTTCGTCGAGACTCTGCTGTCCGCCGGGCAATCGCTCATCGTCGAGAGCAATTTTTCGGAAGGCGCGACGCCGCGATTCCGTGCGTGGCAAACCAAGTACGATTTGGCGATTTTGCGAATTCTGCTACAATGTGACCGCGCGATTCTGCTCGAACGCTTCAAATCGCGCTGGTCATCCGGCGAACGGCATCCCGGACACGTGGATCACGAGTCGAGCGACGCCGAGATTGCAGCGATCCTCGAACGCAACGAACGCGCACTCGACCTCGACAGTATGTTGATCGAGATTGATACGACGAATTTCGAGGCGATTGATTACGCGGGATTGTTTGATGCGGTGCGACGCGCAATGCTGAGTTAGCAATCTACTGCGGACGGTGCAATATGGAACTCACCTTTGAATGGGACGCCGCCAAAGCGCAAGAGAATCTCGCCAAACACAAAATCAGTTTTTAGGAAGCCAAGACGATTTTCAACGACCCTTTTCTGTGGATGTTCCCTGACCCGGATCATTCTGACGCGGAACAACGTTTCATCAGCATCGGTTATTCTTCACGCAGACGCGTCTTGGTTGTGAGCCACACCGAGCGGGGCAAGAATATTCGAATGAGTAGTTGCCGCAAGGCGACTGCAACTGAACGGAGAGCGTATGAAGAAGGAAATTAAAACCACTCACCCAGCCCGTGACGACATGCGTCCAGAATATGATTTCAAAAACATGCGCAGAGGCGTGCGCGGCAAGTACTACAAGGACTATCGCGCTGGGCATACCGTCAAGATTCATCGCACCGATGGAACGACGCTCGTTCAACACTTCCAACTTGAAGAGGGCGCAGTCTTGCTGGAACCGGATGTACGCAAATACTTTCCTGATTCCCAGGCAGTGAACCAAGCTTTGCGCGGACTCATCGCGTTACTACCCAAAAAACCAAGCCCTAAAACAAAAGCATGAGCCGTTTGTATATTCGCTTTGGGAAACACGCTCGATGAAACTACTCACCCTGTTTCTTTTGCTAACGATGCCCATGCGCATCTACAAAGATACGACGTTGCCGCCGAACGGCGAGTACCGCCAACCCGTCATTATCATGGCGGATAACGTCACGCTCAATTGCCAGAACTCGGCGATCATCGGCGACACGGTGGGCGTGGGTATTTTGATCCAGAATCGGCGGAACGTGACGATTCGCAATTGTCGCGTGCGCGGCTGGGATGTGGGGATGTACGTCGTGCGCGGGAACGGTTTCCGATTCGAGAACAATGATTTCAGCGGCAACTATCTCGACGATAATTCCAACATCGAACACCTCAAACCGATTCCACACGGCGGCATGATCTTGAACGGCATCCAGAATTCACGCGTCGTCGGCAACACGGCGAACGGCAACATCGCGGGCATTCAAATCATCAACTCGCGACAAATTCTCGTGCAGAGCAACACGACGAGTCGCAATCGCGGCTGGGGGATTTTTCTCTACAGCACCACGGTGAGCCAGGTCTACTCGAACACCGTGGACTATAACAATCGCAGTTGTCCCGAATGGGGCAAGGACGCGGGATGCGGCGCGGCGGGCATCGTCCTGACGAACAAAGCGGACCGCAACAAGATCGCGTGGAACTCG
Coding sequences within it:
- a CDS encoding right-handed parallel beta-helix repeat-containing protein, with the translated sequence MKLLTLFLLLTMPMRIYKDTTLPPNGEYRQPVIIMADNVTLNCQNSAIIGDTVGVGILIQNRRNVTIRNCRVRGWDVGMYVVRGNGFRFENNDFSGNYLDDNSNIEHLKPIPHGGMILNGIQNSRVVGNTANGNIAGIQIINSRQILVQSNTTSRNRGWGIFLYSTTVSQVYSNTVDYNNRSCPEWGKDAGCGAAGIVLTNKADRNKIAWNSLNYNGDGIYQGNLPETASSDLEIFGNYISHSVANGIEATFSFRNYIHHNQMIEDNYGGWFGYAQQLRFEYNTVKDAKVKGVQSDNAQGHRYVGNLFDGNGVLLQPVENGTCQGNTFEKNELKGGAITETPDCK
- a CDS encoding ATP-binding protein; amino-acid sequence: MSRPLLLIVTGPPGAGKTTLARKIAREFRLPLIAKDDIKETLFDTLGWKDREWSKQLGGATYELIYYFVETLLSAGQSLIVESNFSEGATPRFRAWQTKYDLAILRILLQCDRAILLERFKSRWSSGERHPGHVDHESSDAEIAAILERNERALDLDSMLIEIDTTNFEAIDYAGLFDAVRRAMLS